From the genome of Thermus thermamylovorans, one region includes:
- a CDS encoding MBL fold metallo-hydrolase, giving the protein MRIVPFGASREVTGSCHLLLAEGRQVLLDCGMFQGREEEKNRAPFGFDPQNLDAVVLTHAHLDHVGRLPKLCREGYQGPVYATRATLLLMRIVLEDALKVMEEPFFEEKDLEILQRHLKPLEYGEWLRLGDLTLTFGQAGHLPGSAFAVAQGEGKTFVYSGDLGNRQKTVLPDPSPPPKAHLVLSEGTYGDRPHRRFPATVEEFLDILDRTLSQGGKVFIPSFALERTQEILFLLYENGHRLPRAPIYLDSPMAERVLSLYPSLVRYLSEEVQVYFLQGKNPFRPRGLEVVENAEASRALAREPGPMVVIAGSGMLAGGRILHHLKHGLSDPKNALVFVGYQPRGGLGAEIIARPEKVRVLGQEVPLRAGVHTLGGFSGHAGQDELLDWLEGQPRVLLVHGEEEKLLELGKLLALRGQEVGLATLGEGVEV; this is encoded by the coding sequence ATGCGCATCGTACCTTTTGGCGCTAGCCGGGAGGTGACCGGAAGCTGCCACCTCCTCTTGGCCGAGGGCAGGCAGGTCCTCCTGGACTGCGGCATGTTCCAGGGGCGGGAGGAGGAGAAGAACCGCGCTCCCTTTGGCTTCGACCCCCAGAACTTAGACGCCGTGGTCCTCACCCACGCCCACCTGGACCACGTGGGCCGCCTGCCCAAGCTCTGCCGCGAGGGCTACCAGGGTCCGGTGTACGCTACCCGGGCCACCCTACTCCTCATGCGCATCGTCTTGGAAGACGCCTTGAAGGTCATGGAGGAGCCCTTCTTCGAGGAGAAGGACCTGGAAATCCTCCAGCGCCACCTGAAACCCCTGGAGTACGGGGAGTGGCTCAGGCTTGGTGACCTAACCCTTACCTTCGGCCAGGCGGGGCATCTTCCGGGAAGCGCCTTCGCGGTGGCCCAGGGGGAGGGAAAGACTTTTGTGTACAGCGGGGACCTGGGCAACCGCCAGAAGACCGTCCTCCCCGACCCCTCTCCCCCTCCCAAGGCCCACCTGGTTCTCTCCGAGGGGACCTACGGGGACCGGCCCCACCGCCGCTTCCCGGCCACAGTGGAGGAGTTCTTGGATATCCTAGACCGGACCTTGAGCCAAGGCGGGAAGGTCTTCATCCCCTCATTTGCCCTGGAACGGACCCAGGAAATCCTCTTCCTCCTTTACGAAAACGGCCATCGGCTGCCCAGGGCACCCATCTACCTGGACTCGCCCATGGCCGAGCGGGTGCTCTCCCTCTACCCCAGCCTGGTGCGCTACCTGAGCGAGGAGGTGCAGGTTTACTTTCTCCAGGGAAAGAACCCCTTCCGCCCTCGAGGCCTAGAGGTGGTGGAAAACGCCGAGGCCTCCAGGGCTCTGGCACGCGAGCCTGGCCCCATGGTGGTCATCGCCGGGAGCGGCATGCTTGCGGGAGGGCGCATCTTGCACCACCTGAAGCACGGGCTTTCCGACCCCAAGAACGCCTTGGTCTTCGTGGGGTACCAGCCTCGAGGCGGCCTGGGAGCCGAGATCATCGCCCGCCCCGAGAAGGTGCGGGTCCTGGGCCAAGAGGTACCCCTACGGGCCGGCGTCCACACCCTGGGCGGCTTCTCGGGACACGCAGGGCAGGACGAGCTCTTGGACTGGCTCGAGGGCCAGCCCCGGGTGCTTTTGGTCCACGGGGAGGAAGAGAAGCTTTTGGAGCTGGGCAAGCTCCTCGCCCTAAGGGGCCAGGAGGTGGGCCTGGCCACCCTGGGAGAGGGGGTGGAGGTCTGA
- the metF gene encoding methylenetetrahydrofolate reductase [NAD(P)H]: protein MKIRDLLRERRGPLFSFEFFPPKTPEGEEALFRTLGELKAFRPAFVSITYGAMGSTRERSVLWARRIRDLGLRPLAHLTVAGQSREEVGEVLERFVAAGVENLLALRGDPPPGERVFRPHPEGFRYAVELVARIRERYGEGVSVGGAAYPEGHPESPSLEADLRHFRAKVEAGLDFAITQLFFNNAHYFGFLERARRIGIGIPILPGIMPVTGYAQLRRFTEVCGASIPGPLLSQLERHQEDPKATLEIGVEHAARQVAELLEAGVEGVHFYTLNRSPATRMVLERLGFRPRAEQAEGESPGGP from the coding sequence GTGAAAATACGGGACCTCCTCAGGGAACGTAGGGGGCCCCTCTTCTCCTTCGAGTTCTTCCCTCCCAAGACCCCGGAGGGGGAGGAGGCCCTTTTCCGCACCCTGGGGGAGCTGAAGGCCTTCCGCCCGGCCTTCGTCTCCATCACCTACGGGGCCATGGGGAGCACGCGGGAAAGGAGCGTCCTCTGGGCCAGGCGCATCCGGGACCTGGGCTTGAGGCCCCTCGCCCACCTCACCGTGGCCGGCCAGAGCCGGGAGGAGGTGGGGGAGGTCTTGGAGCGCTTTGTGGCGGCAGGGGTGGAGAACCTCCTGGCCCTCCGGGGCGACCCGCCCCCAGGGGAAAGGGTTTTCCGGCCCCATCCTGAGGGCTTCCGCTACGCCGTAGAGCTTGTGGCCCGCATCCGCGAGCGCTACGGGGAGGGGGTTTCCGTGGGCGGGGCCGCCTACCCCGAGGGGCACCCGGAAAGCCCTAGCCTCGAGGCCGACCTCCGCCACTTCCGGGCCAAGGTGGAGGCAGGGTTGGACTTCGCCATCACACAACTTTTTTTCAACAACGCCCATTACTTTGGCTTCCTGGAAAGGGCAAGGCGCATAGGCATAGGGATCCCCATCCTCCCCGGCATCATGCCCGTCACGGGCTACGCCCAGCTCCGCCGCTTCACCGAGGTCTGCGGGGCCAGCATCCCCGGGCCTCTCCTCTCCCAGCTGGAGCGCCACCAGGAGGACCCCAAGGCCACCCTGGAGATCGGGGTGGAGCACGCCGCCCGCCAGGTGGCGGAGCTCCTGGAGGCCGGGGTGGAGGGGGTGCACTTCTACACCCTCAACCGGAGCCCGGCCACCCGTATGGTCCTGGAGCGCCTGGGGTTCCGGCCCCGGGCCGAGCAGGCGGAGGGCGAGAGCCCCGGAGGGCCTTAA
- a CDS encoding nicotinamidase, producing the protein MVEVPEIPKVVGLELPAKETALIVVDMQNDFAHPQGALFVPEAPRSVPAIKLLLEKAREAGARVVYTQDWHREDDPEFQIWPRHAVAGTWGAEILEELRPEPGDLVVQKVRYDAFYGTPLDHYLHLWGVKHVVVTGTVANICVLHTAGSAALRWYRVVLPEDATSALTPFDLQAALRQVAFLYQGKVTRAEGVRFV; encoded by the coding sequence ATGGTAGAGGTCCCGGAGATCCCCAAGGTGGTAGGCCTGGAGCTTCCCGCCAAGGAAACCGCCTTGATCGTGGTGGACATGCAAAACGACTTCGCCCACCCCCAAGGGGCCCTCTTCGTGCCCGAGGCCCCGAGGAGCGTACCCGCCATAAAGCTCCTCCTGGAGAAGGCCAGAGAGGCCGGAGCCCGGGTGGTCTACACCCAGGACTGGCACCGGGAGGACGACCCCGAGTTCCAGATTTGGCCCAGACACGCGGTGGCCGGCACCTGGGGGGCGGAGATCCTGGAGGAGCTCCGCCCCGAGCCCGGGGACCTCGTCGTCCAGAAGGTGCGCTACGACGCCTTCTACGGCACGCCCCTGGACCACTACCTGCACCTATGGGGCGTAAAGCACGTGGTGGTCACGGGCACCGTGGCCAACATCTGCGTGCTGCACACCGCGGGCTCCGCTGCCCTGCGCTGGTACCGGGTGGTCCTGCCGGAGGACGCCACCAGCGCCCTCACCCCCTTCGACCTGCAGGCCGCCTTGCGCCAGGTGGCCTTCCTCTACCAGGGGAAGGTGACCCGGGCCGAGGGGGTGCGCTTTGTCTGA
- a CDS encoding histidinol-phosphatase HisJ family protein → MVDSHLHTPLCGHAEGAPGEYVFHARKAGLRGLVFTDHGPMPPWYDPQSRMRLAELPFYLLALERVREENPDLYVGIGLEADFHEGTQDFVRALLRSYPFDYAIGSVHYLGAWPLDHPDHREEYAWRDLKEVYRAYFQEVARAARSGLFHAIGHLDLPKKFGHHLPEEALVELAEPALRAIAEEGLLLDVNTAGLRNPAGEVYPGPALLRRARELGIGVVLGSDAHRPQEVGHAFAEAADLLLGLGYREALYFREGRPVAYPLSRAL, encoded by the coding sequence ATGGTGGACAGCCACCTCCACACCCCCCTCTGTGGGCACGCGGAAGGTGCGCCGGGGGAGTACGTCTTCCACGCCCGGAAGGCGGGGCTTAGGGGCCTGGTCTTCACCGACCACGGCCCCATGCCCCCCTGGTACGACCCCCAGAGCCGCATGCGCCTTGCCGAGCTCCCCTTCTACCTCCTGGCCTTGGAACGGGTGCGGGAAGAAAACCCCGACCTCTACGTGGGCATCGGCCTCGAGGCTGACTTCCACGAGGGCACCCAGGACTTCGTCCGGGCCCTCCTCAGGAGCTACCCCTTCGACTACGCCATCGGCAGCGTCCACTACCTGGGGGCCTGGCCCCTGGACCACCCCGACCACCGGGAGGAGTACGCCTGGCGGGACCTCAAGGAGGTCTACCGGGCCTACTTCCAGGAGGTGGCGCGGGCGGCGAGGAGCGGCCTCTTCCACGCCATCGGCCACCTGGACCTACCCAAGAAGTTCGGCCACCACCTGCCGGAAGAGGCCCTTGTAGAGCTGGCCGAGCCCGCCCTGAGGGCCATCGCCGAGGAAGGGCTTCTCCTGGACGTGAACACCGCCGGGCTCCGGAACCCCGCGGGGGAGGTCTACCCCGGCCCCGCCCTCCTCCGCCGCGCCCGGGAGCTCGGGATTGGGGTGGTGCTGGGCTCCGACGCCCACCGGCCCCAAGAGGTAGGCCACGCCTTCGCCGAGGCCGCGGACCTCCTCCTCGGCCTGGGGTACCGGGAGGCCCTCTACTTTCGAGAGGGGCGGCCCGTGGCCTACCCCCTGTCCAGGGCCCTGTAG
- a CDS encoding sulfite oxidase-like oxidoreductase, protein MAQVPPGQIVTERFPILTYGEEPRIPKEAWRFELFGLVEAPFTLTYADLLALPQVELTRDFHCVTRWSRLDVVWRGVRVRDLLERAQPRPEAVAALAYCYGGYTTNLLLEDLLREDVLLAHTLFGKPLPPERGGPVRLLVPHLYAWKSAKWVRGIELLDRLELGFWEKLGYHWRGDPWREERFQEGPVPAASLRFRSKKT, encoded by the coding sequence ATGGCCCAGGTACCCCCAGGGCAGATCGTCACCGAGCGCTTCCCCATCCTCACCTACGGAGAGGAACCCCGGATCCCCAAGGAGGCGTGGCGCTTCGAGCTCTTCGGCCTGGTGGAGGCGCCCTTCACCCTCACCTACGCCGACCTCCTGGCCCTGCCCCAGGTGGAGCTCACCCGGGACTTCCACTGCGTGACCCGCTGGAGCCGCCTGGACGTGGTCTGGCGAGGGGTTAGGGTAAGGGACCTTCTGGAGCGGGCCCAGCCCAGGCCGGAGGCGGTGGCCGCTCTGGCCTACTGCTACGGGGGCTACACCACCAACCTCCTCCTGGAGGACCTCCTCCGGGAGGACGTCCTCCTGGCCCACACCCTCTTCGGCAAGCCCCTGCCCCCGGAGCGGGGCGGTCCGGTGCGCCTCCTGGTGCCCCACCTTTACGCCTGGAAAAGCGCCAAATGGGTGCGGGGCATAGAGCTTTTGGATCGCCTGGAGCTGGGCTTTTGGGAGAAGCTGGGCTACCACTGGCGGGGGGATCCCTGGCGGGAGGAGCGCTTCCAGGAAGGGCCCGTCCCCGCGGCCAGCCTCAGGTTCCGCAGTAAAAAAACCTGA
- a CDS encoding NAD(P)-dependent alcohol dehydrogenase — protein sequence MRAARLHEYGKPLVVEEVPEPELGFGEVLVRVEGAGFCHSDLHVMDGEIPILPVLPHTLGHENAGTVVRVGPGVEGVKEGDKVVVYGGWGCGRCRYCLQGLEQLCLAPQWVGLSRHPGGYAEYLKVPHARYLVPLNRLDPKEAAPLADAALTPYRAVKKALPYLSPDGYALVIGVGGLGQYGVKLLRLLFGGGIIALDINPDRLERAKAYGADFALNPKEGGDPAGRILDLTGGMGVVAAFDFVGSEETLTLAVGVTATGGKVTQLGLAGGAARLKVLENSRFEVLFEATLWGTVQELREVVALAEAGRLTPIELEYHPLEAINEVAARLRRGEVGGRAVIVP from the coding sequence ATGCGGGCGGCACGGCTCCACGAGTACGGTAAGCCCCTGGTGGTGGAGGAGGTGCCGGAGCCTGAGCTCGGTTTCGGCGAGGTCTTGGTGCGGGTGGAGGGGGCGGGCTTCTGCCACAGCGATCTCCACGTGATGGACGGGGAGATCCCCATCTTGCCCGTCCTCCCCCATACCCTGGGCCACGAGAACGCGGGCACGGTGGTCCGGGTGGGCCCCGGGGTGGAGGGGGTGAAGGAAGGGGACAAGGTGGTGGTCTACGGGGGCTGGGGCTGCGGCCGCTGCCGCTACTGCCTCCAGGGCCTGGAGCAGCTCTGCCTGGCCCCCCAGTGGGTGGGGCTTTCCCGCCACCCCGGGGGGTACGCGGAGTACCTCAAGGTGCCCCACGCCCGCTACCTGGTGCCCCTAAACCGCCTGGACCCCAAGGAGGCCGCCCCCCTGGCCGACGCCGCCCTCACCCCCTACCGGGCGGTCAAGAAAGCCCTACCCTACCTGAGCCCCGATGGGTACGCCTTGGTCATCGGGGTGGGTGGGCTCGGGCAGTACGGGGTCAAGCTCCTGAGGCTCCTCTTCGGTGGGGGGATCATCGCCTTGGACATCAACCCCGACCGCCTGGAGCGGGCTAAGGCCTACGGGGCTGACTTCGCCCTCAACCCCAAGGAGGGGGGGGACCCGGCGGGACGCATCCTGGACCTCACCGGGGGAATGGGGGTGGTGGCGGCCTTCGACTTCGTGGGCAGCGAGGAGACCCTAACCCTGGCCGTGGGGGTCACGGCCACGGGGGGCAAGGTGACCCAGCTGGGCCTGGCCGGAGGCGCCGCCCGGCTCAAGGTGCTGGAGAACAGCCGCTTCGAGGTCCTCTTCGAGGCCACCCTCTGGGGGACGGTGCAGGAGCTGAGGGAGGTGGTGGCCCTGGCAGAGGCGGGGCGCCTCACCCCCATCGAGCTGGAGTACCATCCCCTGGAGGCCATCAACGAGGTGGCGGCCAGGCTTCGCCGGGGAGAGGTGGGGGGCCGGGCGGTGATCGTGCCCTAG
- a CDS encoding DUF190 domain-containing protein, producing MRLEGEARLLRIFIGESDRFQGRPLYEAIVLEARRRGLAGATVFRGFMGFGAHSQVHTAKILQLSQDLPVMIEIVDEEAKIRAFLPVLDGMVREGLVTLERVEVIRYRG from the coding sequence ATGAGGCTGGAAGGGGAGGCCAGGCTCCTGCGGATCTTCATCGGGGAGTCGGACCGCTTCCAGGGGCGGCCCCTCTACGAGGCCATCGTCCTCGAGGCCCGGCGGCGGGGCCTGGCGGGGGCCACGGTCTTCAGGGGTTTCATGGGCTTCGGCGCCCACTCCCAGGTGCACACCGCCAAGATCCTCCAGCTCTCCCAGGACCTGCCGGTGATGATCGAGATCGTGGACGAGGAGGCCAAGATCCGGGCCTTCCTGCCCGTCCTGGACGGGATGGTGCGGGAAGGCCTGGTCACCTTGGAGAGGGTGGAGGTGATCCGCTACCGGGGCTGA
- the crcB gene encoding fluoride efflux transporter CrcB: MERYLLVALGGALGSLLRYGLGAWVQGLAGPGFPYSTLFVNALGSFLLGLVVGLSLGGALSGEARLFLAMGVLGGFTTFSTFSYETVLLLQDGEWSKALLYVLLSVLLGLFLAFWGYRLGGALVG; encoded by the coding sequence GTGGAACGGTACCTCCTGGTGGCCTTGGGCGGGGCCTTGGGCTCCCTTTTGCGCTACGGCCTCGGGGCCTGGGTCCAGGGCCTCGCCGGTCCCGGGTTTCCCTACAGCACCCTCTTCGTCAACGCCCTGGGGAGCTTCCTCCTGGGCCTGGTGGTGGGGCTTTCCCTGGGGGGGGCCCTTTCCGGGGAGGCGCGGCTCTTCCTGGCCATGGGGGTTCTGGGGGGGTTCACCACCTTCTCCACCTTCAGCTACGAGACTGTCCTCCTCCTCCAGGACGGGGAGTGGTCCAAGGCCCTGCTTTACGTCCTCTTGAGCGTGCTTTTGGGCCTTTTCCTGGCCTTTTGGGGTTACCGCCTGGGCGGGGCCCTGGTAGGCTAG
- the ribH gene encoding 6,7-dimethyl-8-ribityllumazine synthase, whose protein sequence is MKPKTLSPILTARGVRLAIAVGRFNERVTKMLLEGALEAYARLGGDPAEVLVAWVPGSFELPLVAKRLAQRPDVDAVVALGAVVRGETPHFEYVAAQAASGLMQAMLQTEKPIVFGVLTTNTPEEAQERAGGKAGNKGAEAVFTAIEMVRLLEAISR, encoded by the coding sequence ATGAAGCCCAAGACCCTCTCCCCCATCCTCACCGCCAGGGGGGTGCGGCTCGCCATCGCCGTGGGCCGCTTCAACGAGCGGGTAACCAAGATGCTTTTGGAAGGGGCCCTGGAGGCCTACGCCCGCCTGGGGGGGGACCCTGCCGAGGTCCTGGTGGCCTGGGTGCCGGGCTCCTTCGAGCTCCCCCTCGTCGCCAAGCGCCTGGCCCAGCGCCCCGACGTGGATGCGGTGGTGGCCCTGGGGGCCGTGGTGCGGGGGGAGACCCCCCACTTCGAGTACGTGGCCGCCCAGGCGGCCAGCGGCCTCATGCAGGCCATGCTCCAAACGGAAAAGCCCATCGTCTTCGGCGTCCTCACCACCAACACCCCGGAAGAGGCCCAGGAGAGGGCCGGGGGCAAGGCGGGCAACAAGGGAGCCGAGGCGGTCTTCACCGCCATCGAGATGGTGCGGCTTCTGGAGGCTATTTCCCGGTGA
- a CDS encoding DUF4395 family protein, protein MVTDRNQLRFNQALLTLLLPLAALWDLPLLVYLLFLLLASQHTPWDLMVALKRLLRVPHRLVEEDPRPHRFARTLGAVFLGLASLFLLLGLKGVGYALALLVALLAFLNLAFGFCLGCFLYLHLRYARTLFTGK, encoded by the coding sequence ATGGTGACGGACCGGAACCAGCTCCGCTTCAACCAGGCCCTCCTCACCCTCCTCCTGCCCCTGGCCGCCCTCTGGGACCTTCCCCTTCTCGTCTACCTCCTCTTTCTCCTCCTGGCCAGCCAGCACACCCCCTGGGACCTGATGGTGGCCCTGAAGCGCCTGCTGCGGGTGCCTCACCGCCTGGTGGAGGAGGACCCCAGGCCCCACCGCTTCGCCCGCACTCTGGGGGCGGTGTTTTTGGGGCTGGCCTCCCTCTTCCTCCTTCTCGGGCTCAAGGGGGTGGGCTACGCCCTGGCCCTGCTGGTGGCCCTCCTGGCCTTCCTCAACCTGGCCTTCGGTTTCTGCCTGGGGTGCTTCCTCTACCTGCACCTGCGCTACGCCCGGACGCTTTTCACCGGGAAATAG
- the pgeF gene encoding peptidoglycan editing factor PgeF codes for MVLLLTTPLPVPHGFTTRLGGVSEGPFYSLNLSAATGDDPGRVEENQKRVLAAFGHPPVAALKQVHGSEVHRVEGPGVWEGDGLFTQTPGLLLRVGVADCYPLLLYHPQGAVAALHAGWRGVVGGILPKALALLGDLGLDPAEAHLAVGPGIGGGCYQVGEEVAAAFGEAGLPTFTPDPKAPGKYLLDLEGALLLQARRAGLREERIHRMGLCTHCEPTLFSHRRDRGRTGRMWGLVLLPR; via the coding sequence ATGGTCCTCCTCCTCACCACCCCTCTGCCCGTCCCTCACGGCTTCACCACCCGCCTGGGCGGGGTCTCGGAAGGCCCCTTTTATAGCCTCAACCTCTCCGCCGCCACCGGGGACGACCCCGGGCGGGTGGAGGAGAACCAGAAGAGGGTGCTGGCCGCCTTCGGCCATCCCCCCGTGGCCGCCCTCAAGCAGGTGCACGGAAGCGAGGTCCACCGGGTGGAAGGCCCCGGGGTCTGGGAGGGGGACGGGCTCTTCACCCAAACCCCCGGCCTCCTCCTCCGGGTGGGGGTGGCGGACTGCTACCCCCTCCTCCTCTACCACCCCCAAGGAGCTGTGGCCGCCCTGCACGCGGGCTGGCGGGGGGTGGTGGGGGGCATCCTGCCCAAAGCCCTGGCCCTCCTAGGGGATCTGGGCCTGGATCCCGCCGAGGCCCACCTGGCCGTGGGCCCCGGCATCGGCGGAGGGTGCTACCAGGTGGGGGAGGAGGTGGCGGCGGCCTTCGGGGAGGCCGGCCTTCCCACCTTCACCCCGGACCCCAAAGCCCCTGGCAAGTACCTCCTGGACCTGGAAGGGGCCCTCCTCCTCCAGGCCCGGCGGGCAGGGCTGAGAGAGGAACGCATCCACCGGATGGGCCTCTGCACCCACTGCGAACCCACCCTCTTCTCCCACCGCCGGGACCGGGGGCGAACGGGGCGGATGTGGGGGCTCGTTCTCCTTCCCCGCTAG
- a CDS encoding YqeG family HAD IIIA-type phosphatase gives MFFPRAVLPSLLHLTPAWLGARGLKGVILDLDNTLLPYGEEEIPSAYRDWLERLRTEVPVYLLSNALPERFARVQGALGLPGHAPALKPWLGFRRALKALGLPPRQVAVVGDQVFTDVLGGNLVGAYTVLVPPLREREFFYTRFIRLLETPFRRPWGGPL, from the coding sequence ATGTTCTTTCCCAGGGCAGTCCTCCCCTCCCTCCTCCACCTCACCCCGGCGTGGTTGGGGGCGCGAGGCCTTAAGGGCGTTATCCTGGACCTGGACAACACCCTTCTGCCCTACGGGGAGGAGGAAATCCCCTCCGCCTACCGGGACTGGCTGGAAAGGCTCAGGACCGAGGTGCCCGTTTACCTCCTCTCCAACGCCCTGCCCGAACGCTTCGCCCGGGTGCAAGGGGCCCTGGGTCTCCCCGGCCACGCCCCGGCCCTCAAGCCCTGGCTGGGCTTCCGGAGGGCTTTGAAGGCCCTGGGCCTCCCCCCGCGGCAGGTGGCGGTGGTGGGGGACCAGGTCTTCACCGACGTGCTGGGGGGCAACCTGGTGGGAGCCTACACCGTACTGGTGCCGCCCCTAAGGGAGAGGGAATTCTTTTACACGCGTTTCATACGGTTGCTGGAGACTCCTTTTAGGAGACCCTGGGGGGGACCCTTATGA